A stretch of Rhinopithecus roxellana isolate Shanxi Qingling chromosome 12, ASM756505v1, whole genome shotgun sequence DNA encodes these proteins:
- the LOC104671772 gene encoding ubiquitin carboxyl-terminal hydrolase 17-like protein 6, producing MEADSLHLGGEWQFNQFSKLTSSRPDAAFAEIQPTSLPEKSPLASETHVDLCDDLAPVARQPVPGEKLPLSSRRPAAVGAGLQNMGNTCYVNASLQCLTYTPPLANYMLSREHSQLCHRQKCCMLCMMEAHITRALHRPGHVIQPSQALAAGFHRGKQEDAHEFLMFIVDAMRKSCLPGHKQVDHDSKDTTLIHQIFGGYWRSQIKCLHCQGVSDTFDPYLDIALDIQAAQSVKQALEQVVKPEELNGENAYHCGLCLQKAPASKTFTLQTSAKVLILVLKRFSDVTGNKLAKNVQYPECLDMQPYTSQQNTGPLVYVLYAVLVHAGWSCHNGHYLSYVRAPGGQWYKMDDAEVTACSIASVLSQQAYVLFYIQKSELERHGESVSIGRKPGALGAEHTGRRATQEELQREPCLQEPDLGEHLVETATQESTLDHWKFLQEQNKTKTDFNIRKVECTLPPNVLVIHPSKYKSGMNNHHPEQQSSLLNLSSRNLTHQESMNIGTLTSLQGRTRRSKGRNKHSKRALFVCQ from the coding sequence ATGGAGGCTGATTCACTCCACTTGGGAGGTGAGTGGCAGTTCAACCAGTTTTCAAAACTCACATCTTCTCGGCCAGATGCAGCTTTTGCTGAAATCCAGCCGACTTCTCTACCTGAGAAGTCACCACTGGCATCTGAGACCCATGTCGACCTCTGTGATGATTTGGCTCCTGTGGCAAGACAGCCTGTCCCCGGGGAGAAGCTTCCTCTCAGTAGCAGGAGACCTGCTGCAGTGGGGGCTGGGCTCCAGAATATGGGAAACACTTGCTACGTGAATGCTTCCCTGCAGTGCCTGACATACACACCACCCCTTGCCAACTACATGCTGTCCCGGGAGCACTCTCAACTTTGTCATCGTCAAAAGTGCTGCATGCTGTGTATGATGGAAGCTCACATCACACGGGCCCTCCACCGTCCTGGCCACGTCATCCAGCCCTCACAGGCACTGGCTGCTGGCTTCCATAGAGGCAAGCAGGAAGATGCCCATGAATTTCTGATGTTCATTGTGGATGCCATGAGAAAGTCATGCCTTCCCGGGCACAAGCAGGTCGATCATGACTCTAAGGACACCACCCTCATCCACCAGATATTTGGAGGCTACTGGAGATCTCAAATCAAGTGTCTCCACTGCCAGGGTGTTTCGGACACCTTTGACCCCTACCTGGACATTgccctggatatccaggcagctCAGAGTGTGAAGCAAGCTTTGGAACAGGTGGTGAAGCCCGAAGAACTCAATGGAGAGAATGCCTATCATTGTGGTCTTTGTCTCCAGAAGGCGCCTGCCTCCAAGACGTTCACTTTACAAACCTCTGCCAAGGTCCTCATCCTTGTATTGAAGAGATTCTCTGATGTCACAGGCAACAAACTTGCCAAGAATGTGCAATACCCTGAGTGCCTTGACATGCAGCCATACACGTCTCAGCAGAACACAGGGCCTCTTGTCTATGTCCTCTATGCTGTGCTGGTCCACGCTGGGTGGAGTTGTCACAACGGACATTACCTCTCTTATGTCAGAGCTCCAGGAGGCCAGTGGTATAAAATGGATGACGCCGAGGTCACTGCCTGTAGCATCGCTTCTGTCCTGAGTCAACAGGCCTATGTCCTCTTTTACATCCAGAAGAGTGAATTGGAAAGACACGGTGAGAGTGTGTCAATAGGCAGGAAACCAGGAGCCCTTGGCGCTGAACACACAGGCAGGCGAGCAACGCAAGAAGAGCTCCAGAGGGAACCCTGCCTCCAGGAACCCGACTTGGGGGAGCACTTGGTGGAAACAGCCACTCAGGAAAGCACCTTAGACCACTGGAAGTTCCtccaagagcaaaacaaaaccaagactgACTTCAATATCAGAAAAGTCGAATGTACCCTGCCTCCCAACGTGCTTGTGATTCATCCATCAAAATACAAGAGTGGGATGAACAACCATCATCCTGAACAGCAAAGCTCCCTGCTGAACCTCTCTTCAAGGAACCTGACACATCAGGAGTCCATGAACATTGGCACACTCACTTCTCTGCAAGGGAGGACCAGGAGATCCAAAGGGAGGAACAAACACAGCAAGAGGGCTCTGTTTGTGTGCCAGTGA